A stretch of Henckelia pumila isolate YLH828 chromosome 4, ASM3356847v2, whole genome shotgun sequence DNA encodes these proteins:
- the LOC140861333 gene encoding uncharacterized protein has product MLWNGGGGGGKVEDGGGRQVLGVRERRVAASRVKKRARLSAMPPRSLPLRSGQMNLQSPSTEQVPLIEQVPPVVPNIPPSFKPPSLHGTEDSVACESWLDDIEQLFESIDYTDDRRVRLVIHQLHDMAKSWWIMTKKALENRGTVITRTVFKAEFYKHFFSPSYRKDKGAEFANLQQAKGAEAGIMRQKGTSYRPQSSQQPQPPPMQPQLSFPQQQSRYEGGGSSSNKRDRFRPKGKQFKKPGSISSSSGGSKQYGSSQGSGSTVWFCSKCGGRHSSNACKGVTGTCNLYNRPGHYARSRQRESQSVGQSPKQPARVFALTEDQAQAASDNVIVGNCVIFGYPAYVLVDTRASHTFIAEKFVELHALPVERLSSVYAILLPVGKDKTSASIVRSCELQFDSNAIELDCIVLGMSDFDCIIGIDALTKYRATIVCFHKIVDLDQTWKMIGNSSLLQNGAEGFLVYALDVLKASPELADIPVVCEFADIFPDEIPGLPPMREIDFSIELVLGTLPISKAPYRMAPLELKELKDQLEDLLNKRYTRPSLSPWVAPVLFVRKKDGSMRLCIDYRQLYQVTVKNIYPLPRIDDLIDQLQGSSVYSKINFMYGYHQLRLREAYVSKTTFRTRYGHYEFIVMSFGLTNAPAVFMGLMNRILRTEHLYAKLSKCEFWLNRVIFLGHVISGDDISVDPSKVEAVINWPRPTSVHEIRSFMGLAGDYRRFIAGFSSIAKTITQLTQKNTPFVLTHECEASFVELKKRLTRAPILSIPSGKSNAAVDALSRKVKAERKQPSGLLHSLAVPEWKGDHITMDFREDVMSFGSDVVRLHGVPKSIVSDRDPRFTSHFLHSLQEALGTRLHLSTSYHPQTDGQSEHTIQILEEMLRAVILDFGVSLQKSLPLVEFSYNNIYQSSIQMAPFEALYAQDRQEKYANVRRRPLSFVQGDRVFLKISPFRGILRFGKRGKLSPRFIGAYEILDKIGDLAYRQALPPALSGIHDVFHMSMLRKYEPDAFHILRPDEAELDETLSYFERPIQILDHKERQLRNKSIPLVKVQWSRHGIEEATWEIEHDMRQRYPELFH; this is encoded by the exons TTATCAGCTATGCCTCCCCGATCTTTACCTCTTCGCAGTGGTCAAATGAATCTACAGTCACCATCGACTGAGCAAGTACCTCTGATTGAACAGGTTCCTCCGGTAGTTCCTAATATTCCACCG tcattcaaaccaccgagtCTGCACGGTACTGAGGATTCTGTAGCATGTGAAAGCTGGCTTGATGATATCGAGCAACTGTTTGAATCAATTGATTACACCGATGACCGACGAGTTCGATTGGTTATCCATCAGTTGCATGATATGGCTAAaagttggtggatcatgaccAAGAAAGCGTTGGAAAAccgaggtactgttattaccagGACTGTGTTTAAagctgagttttataagcatTTCTTTTCTCCGTCTTatagaaaggacaagggagcggagTTTGCTAATTTGCAACAGG CCAAAGGTGCAGAAGCTGGTATTATGAGACAGAAAGGGACTTCGTACAGGCCACAGTCTTCTCAACAGCCACAGCCACCACCAATGCAACCTCAATTATCATTTCCTCAGCAGCAAAGTAGGTATGAAGGAGGTGGCAGCAGTAGCAACAAAAGAGATCGGTTTAGGCCcaaaggtaaacagttcaagaagccaggaaGTATTTCCTCTAGTTCTGGTGGTTCAAAGCAGTATGGATCAAGTCAGGGTTCAGGGTCTACAGTTTGGTTTTGTagtaagtgtgggggaagacactcaagTAATGCTTGCAAGGGAGTTACTGGAACTTGTAATCTCTACAATAGGCCAGGGCATTATGCCAGA AGTAGACAGAGAGAGAGTCAGAGTGTAGGCCAATCTCCAAAACAGCCAGCTAGAGtttttgcattgacagaagatCAGGCACAGGCGGCATCGGACAATGTGATTGTAGGTAATTGTgttatctttggttatcctgcttatgtgttgGTTGACACTAGAGCATCACAtacttttatagctgaaaaatttgttgaattgcatgctttgcctgttgagCGTTTATCTTCTGTATATGCTATCTTATTGCCCGTGGGAAAAGATAAGACATCTGCAAGCATAGTCAGGAGTTGTGAATTACAGTTTGACAGTAATGCAATTGAGCttgattgtatagtacttggtatgtctgattttgattgtattattggcatCGATgcactaaccaagtacagggccacGATTGTCTGTTTTCATAAGATTGTCGATTTAGACCAGACATGGAAGATGATTggaaattcttcg TTATTGCAGAATGGTGCTGAAGGATTTCTAGTTTATGCATTGGATGTGTTGAAAGCTAGTCCTGAACTGGCAGATATTCCTGTTGTATGTGAGTTTGCAGATATTTTTCCGGATGAAATCCCGGGATTACCTCCAATGCGTGAGATTGATTTTAGTATCGAGTTGGTACTAGGTACATTGCCTATCTCTAAAGCTCCTTATAGGATGGCACCACttgaactgaaagagttgaaagatcaacTGGAAGATTTGCTGAACAAACGTTACACTAGACCGAGTTTGTCACCTTGGGTCGCTCCGGTTTTATTTGTaaggaagaaagatggatcgatgagattatgcattgactaccgccaattatATCAGGTCACGGTAAAGAATATATATCCAttacctcgaatagatgacttgattgaccaattgcagggttcttccGTCTATTCAAAGATCAATTTTATGTatggttatcaccagttgaggtTAAGAGAAGCATATGTGTCTAAAACTACttttcgaacgaggtatggtcactatgagtttatagtaaTGTCATTCGGTTTAACAAATGCTCCTGCTGTCTTTATGGGTTtaatgaataga attttgagaactgAGCACTTGTATGCTAAGTTGTCcaaatgcgagttttggttgaacAGAGTTATTTTTCTTGGCCACGTTATTTCAGGAGACgatatatctgttgatcctagcaaggtaGAGGCAGTTATTAACTGGCCTAGACCTACGTCCGTAcatgagattcgtagtttcatgggtttagccgGGGATTATCGTCGGTTTATTGCAGGATTTTCTAGCATTGCAAAGACGATTACCCAGTTAACACAGAAGAATACTCCATTTGTTTTGACACAtgaatgtgaagctagttttgtGGAATTGAAGAAAAGGCTGACTAGGGCACCTATAttatctattccatcag ggaagtctaatgcagcgGTTGATGcactgagtagaaag GTAAAGGCTGAAAGGAAGCAACCAAGTggtttattgcacagtttagcagttcctgaatggaaaGGGGATCATATTACTATGGATTTTCGAGAGGATGTGATGTCGTTTGGGTC AGATGTGGTACGATTGCACGGTGTACCTAAATCTAtagtatctgatcgagatcctcgATTCACTTCACATTTCTTGCATAGTCTACAAGAAGCTCTGGGTACTCGTCTGCATTTGAGTACAtcgtatcatcctcagactgatggaCAATCAGAGCATACTATACAGATTCTAGAAGAAATGTTGAGAGCTGtgatacttgattttggtgtgagTTTGCAAAAATCTTTGCCACTtgttgaattttcttataataacatctaTCAGTCAAGCATtcagatggctccatttgaagcactgTATG CGCAAGATCGACAAGAAAAGTATGCAAATGTGAGGCGTAGACCTTTGAGTTTTGTACAAGGTGATCgggtatttttgaaaatatctcCTTTTCGAGGCATTCTTCGATTCGGAAAGAGGGGTAAGCTATCACCGAGGTTTATTGGGGCTTACGAAATTCTTGATAAAATTGGTGATCTTGCATACCGACAAGCATTACCTCCAGCACTGTCAGGTATTCACGATGTATTTCACATGtctatgttgaggaagtacgaGCCCGATGCTTTCCATATTCTTCGTCcagatgaagctgagttggatgaaacATTGAGCTATTTCGAACGTCCTATTCAAATCCTTGATCACAAGGAAAGGCAGCTTCGAAACAAATCCATTCCACTTGTTAAGGTgcaatggagtagacacggaattgaagaagcaacttgggagataGAACATGATATGAGACAGCGTTATCCAgagctatttcactga